The proteins below are encoded in one region of Streptomyces cyanogenus:
- a CDS encoding ROK family transcriptional regulator: protein METPGSQSSLHRANLERVVRAVRLAGSLTQAEIARTTGLSAATVSNIVRELKDGGTVEVTPTSAGGRRARSVSLSGDAGIVIGVDFGHTHLRVAIGNLAHQVLAEEAEPLDVDASADQGFDRAEQLVNRLIAATGVDRTKVAGVGLGVPGPIDVESGTLGSTAILPGWGGTKPAEELRERLGVPVHVDNDANLGALGELVWGSGKGVRDLAYIKVASGVGAGLVIDGKIYRGPGGTAGEIGHITLDESGPVCRCGNRGCLETFAAARYVLPLLQPSHGTDLTMEGVVRLARDGDPGCRRVIADVGRHIGSGVANLCNLLNPSRVVLGGDLAEAGELVLGPIRESVGRYAIPSAARQLSVLPGALGGRAEVLGALALALSEMGDSTLLEGALPVAAPVFT, encoded by the coding sequence GTGGAGACTCCAGGGTCGCAGTCGTCGCTGCACCGAGCCAACCTGGAGCGGGTCGTCCGGGCCGTACGTTTGGCCGGGTCCCTCACGCAGGCGGAGATCGCGCGGACGACCGGGCTGTCCGCAGCGACCGTCTCCAACATCGTGCGGGAGCTGAAGGACGGCGGAACCGTCGAGGTCACGCCCACGTCGGCGGGCGGGCGGCGGGCCCGCAGCGTCAGCCTGAGCGGCGACGCCGGGATTGTGATCGGGGTCGACTTCGGGCACACCCACCTACGCGTCGCGATCGGCAACCTCGCCCATCAGGTGCTGGCCGAGGAGGCGGAGCCGCTGGACGTCGACGCCTCCGCCGACCAGGGCTTCGACCGGGCCGAACAACTGGTCAACCGGCTGATCGCGGCGACCGGCGTGGACCGGACCAAGGTGGCCGGCGTGGGGCTCGGTGTGCCGGGTCCGATCGACGTCGAGTCGGGCACGCTCGGATCCACCGCGATCCTGCCCGGCTGGGGCGGCACCAAGCCCGCCGAGGAGCTGCGCGAACGGCTCGGCGTGCCCGTACACGTGGACAACGACGCCAACCTCGGCGCCCTGGGCGAGCTGGTCTGGGGCAGCGGCAAGGGCGTGCGCGACCTGGCGTACATCAAGGTGGCGAGCGGTGTCGGCGCCGGTCTGGTGATCGACGGGAAGATTTATCGCGGCCCCGGTGGCACAGCTGGAGAAATCGGACATATTACACTCGATGAATCCGGCCCGGTCTGTCGCTGCGGGAACCGCGGCTGCCTGGAGACGTTTGCGGCGGCGCGCTATGTGCTCCCGCTGCTCCAGCCCAGCCACGGCACCGACCTGACCATGGAAGGCGTCGTACGGCTGGCCAGGGACGGTGATCCGGGCTGCCGTCGGGTGATCGCCGACGTCGGCCGCCACATCGGCAGTGGAGTGGCCAATCTCTGCAATCTCCTGAACCCGAGCCGGGTGGTCCTCGGCGGTGATCTCGCCGAGGCCGGTGAGCTGGTGCTCGGGCCGATCAGGGAGTCCGTCGGCCGCTACGCCATTCCCAGCGCGGCGCGCCAACTGTCCGTTCTCCCGGGGGCACTTGGGGGCCGTGCCGAGGTGCTCGGAGCGCTCGCCCTCGCCCTCAGCGAAATGGGCGATTCAACTCTTTTGGAGGGGGCGCTGCCCGTGGCGGCCCCTGTCTTCACTTAG